One window of the Tachypleus tridentatus isolate NWPU-2018 chromosome 10, ASM421037v1, whole genome shotgun sequence genome contains the following:
- the LOC143230026 gene encoding uncharacterized protein LOC143230026 → MSSSSFVAFALISGIVSNRLPFKGLLSLGNKKKSQGARSVKMSSSSQDLLSVGPRSCESEDVMILGQKLQLTVEDYQGSKLPETSTEGCARDLEKPDFELIIYSPSPLDELRGFQELQECPPPLVDWSICFEQMTNGCNVLDANVELKSGNGYNPGKLDENHTFYTEQKCLSSPVPKDNTCTGNSVHENAYFATNVAGSKVNKNLFPYEQTIVTMGDCKYDYDCNESDNDYSNHVKETIQEVPAILKYAYSEFCEGSVLHECDGVASLYRRNESKLTDQSSDTETGKSRHQTVLDGVKGLEKNMDNNSCNKKISYMSSLLRNCDDSSSVSNRHQYNDVNVSNKMTLNHELDFTTDSCKSNSLLDNSTQMSYWSETNSDTGNSNTISFSQKENCDYIDNNFQRKKLVNVNEKDGERNFQTTVNNSQGDKNDTSITLLEKMNNTMDVIVAKRTERSKLHHCELPETNSNVTLSVQKKCLFFRNNEIEERNSNIQLSKNASLISKRFLFTSSQDNQIPVKKIKTEENREKAIKIRDQYDWDIDSSSISGDVKTQNLLLNKQFQDGEVRKTTLEVQIIDGKDLCMYDCQNIFQVQTTDETKNAVVNLSQKNFQDEIIDTDNMQECNAEIPVINFETQTTNECKNAIVNLCQRNSQDQIIETDMQECNAEIPVINLETQTTNECKNAIVNLCQRNSQDQIIETDMQECNAKIPVINFETKTTDETKNAIVNLCQRNSQDQIIETDMQECNAEIPVINLETQTTNECKNAIVNLCQRNSQDQIIETDMQECNAKIPVINFETKTTDETKNAIVNLCQRNSKDQIIETDMQECNAEIPVINFETQTTDETKNAVVNLSQKNSQDEIIDTDMQECNAEIPVINFETQTTDETKNAIVNLCQKDYQDQIVETDMQECNAEIPVINFETQTTNECKNAIVNLCQRNSQDQIIETDMQECNAEIPVINFETQTTDETKNAIVNLCQRNSQDQIIETDMQECNAEIPVINFETQTTDETKNAVVNLSQKNSQDEIIDTDMQECNAEIPVINFETQTTDETKNAIVNLCQKDYQDQIVETDMQECNAEIPVINFETQTTNECKNAIVNLCQRNSQDQIIETDMHECNAEIPVINFETQTTDETKNAIVNLCQRNSQDQIIETDMQECNAEIPVINFETQTTDETKNAIVNLCQRNSQDQIIETDMQECNAEIPVINFETQTTDETKNAFVNLCQKNSQDQIIETDMQECNAEIPVINFETQTTEETKNAIVNLSKKNSQDEIIDTDMQECNAEIPVINFETQTTNECKNAIVNLCQRNSQDQIIETDMQECNAEIPVINFETQTTDETKNAIVNLCQKNSQDQIIETDMQKCNEEIPVINFETKYCDQTNNCKKLKYSIDVSHTCHPVQFMYHTKDYNGCDDNTHKTILQNQSTDQKNELECDVVISKKDLLTQLTDETNYSRVQDNDDVLTFHNESINLIKTTNNNNCTVEGSEKTIPQCQHNGQNINIFTQECVVGFFQSQLMQQIEEQEYKKGNSYAFTDETNVCDKQPCYLHATQNMFNIQSFDHGMLKGGVEVSHSQFCDQIKNSNTLTYCGRTCQTSSQTQLGNQQNSSDTMGFIVDGSQTTLQSQLTDESTNSITLECVTEPNASGIGVFHAFNKTQINDQIYRYNTQKSDVDIRQTVQKPQMNDQSYKSNALKSDDICLTVLQSHLIDQPHISDTYECDVEKYETALKNQLNCQPNKSGTLKCAINVFKTQMTEKQDNFDTSKYDIEVCQTKHQYQLTDQQNKPHTIESNVGDCQIFLKTQLTNEQTDADILGCDLDVCQTTWRTDLTDHVSNSDLWDLKQTQPEVHEKEYDTHVCKMNCLTLITNQFTNSDQKKFSVGIYQNVQSNNEKENLEIQTYQTSISTDHKSTKLGNTKDWDEPANSDTDYPKKALYDFHTVDQPSLFMPYKKSLTDKNIQTVLHGFHFMDSGQLSTAYDQLVPQSEEYAQKSDDDLSKTLYEKAFNWSSSSSVSQSLANKSESEEVHSRPLRIGLSRRQKVKSLHPYLFDKAS, encoded by the exons atgtcctccagctccttcgtcgcatttgccttaatctcgggaatcgtctcaaatcgtcttcctttcaagggtcttttgagtttggggaacaagaaaaaatcgcaaggagcaaggtcag TGAAGATGTCATCATCATCCCAAGATTTATTGTCAGTTGGTCCTAGATCATGTGAGAGTGAAGATGTTATGATATTAGGACAGAAACTGCAGTTAACTGTTGAGGACTATCAAGGAAGTAAACTTCCAGAAACCTCCACTGAGGGATGTGCCAGAGATTTAGAGAAACCTGACTTTGAACTTATTATATATAG TCCATCCCCACTTGATGAGCTTAGGGGGTTTCAGGAACTTCAGGAGTGTCCTCCTCCTCTTGTAGACTGGAGCATTTGTTTTGAACAAATGACTAATGGTTGCAACGTACTTGATGCAAATGTGGAACTCAAAAGCGGTAATGGATATAATCCAGGTAAACTTGATGAAAACCATACATTTTATACTGAACAAAAATGTCTATCTTCACCAGTTCCTAAAGATAATACCTGTACAGGAAATTCTGTTCATGAAAATGCATATTTTGCAACAAATGTTGCAGGAAGTAAAGTGAATAAGAACCTGTTTCCTTATGAACAAACCATTGTAACAATGGGTGATTGTAAATATGATTATGACTGTAATGAATCTGACAACGATTATAGCAACCATGTAAAAGAGACCATACAAGAAGTGCCAGCTATTCTAAAATATGCATATTCTGAGTTTTGTGAAGGAAGTGTGCTTCATGAATGTGATGGAGTAGCATCTCTTTACAGAAGGAATGAAAGTAAACTGACAGACCAGTCATCAGATACAGAAACTGGAAAATCTAGGCATCAGACAGTGCTGGATGGTGTTAAAGGTCTGGAAAAAAATATGGATAATAACAGTTGCAACAAGAAAATTAGTTACATGAGTTCACTGCTTCGTAACTGTGATGACTCATCAAGTGTTTCAAATCGCCATCAATACAATGATGTGAATGTTAGCAACAAAATGACACTGAACCATGAATTAGATTTTACAACTGACAGTTGTAAGAGTAATTCTCTTTTAGATAATTCCACACAAATGAGTTACTGGTCAGAAACTAACAGTGATACTGGAAATTCAAATACAATTAGTTtttcacaaaaagaaaactgTGACTATATAGACAACAACTTCCAgagaaaaaaattagtaaatgtaAATGAGAAAGATGGTGAAAGAAACTTCCAAACCACAGTAAACAATTCTCAAGGGGATAAAAATGATACATCcattacattattagaaaagatGAATAACACTATGGATGTCATTGTAGCCAAAAGAACAGAAAGAAGTAAACTGCATCATTGTGAGCTGCCTGAAACCAACAGTAACGTTACTCTTTCAGTTCAaaagaagtgtttattttttagaaataatgagATTGAAGAAAGAAATAGTAATATCCAGCTGTCTAAAAATGCTAGTTTGATTTCCAAAAGATTTCTATTTACTTCTTCTCAAGATAATCAAATTCCTGTGAAAAAGATTAAGACAGAAGAAAACAGAGAAAAAGCTATTAAAATAAGAGATCAATATGACTGGGATATAGACAGCAGTTCTATTAGTGGTgatgtaaaaacacaaaatctgctattaaacaaacaatttcaagaTGGTGAGGTTCGTAAAACAACTCTTGAAGTTCAGATTATTGATGGAAAGGACTTGTGTATGTATGATTGTCAAAACATTTTTCAAGTTCAAACTACTGATGAAACTAAGAATGCTGTTGTAAATTTATCTCAAAAAAACTTTCAGGATGAAATTATAGACACTGATAATATGCAAGAATGTAATGCAGAAATCCcagtaataaattttgaaaccCAAACTACCAATGAATGTAAGAATGCTATTGTAAATTTATGTCAAAGAAACTCTCAGGATCAGATTATAGAAACTGATATGCAAGAATGTAATGCAGAAATCCCAGTAATAAATCTTGAAACCCAAACTACCAATGAATGTAAGAATGCTATTGTAAATTTATGTCAAAGAAACTCTCAGGATCAGATTATAGAAACTGATATGCAAGAATGTAATGCAAAAATCCcagtaataaattttgaaaccaaaACTACTGATGAAACTAAGAACGCTATTGTAAATTTATGTCAAAGAAACTCTCAGGATCAGATTATAGAAACTGATATGCAAGAATGTAATGCAGAAATCCCAGTAATAAATCTTGAAACCCAAACTACCAATGAATGTAAGAATGCTATTGTAAATTTATGTCAAAGAAACTCTCAGGATCAGATTATAGAAACTGATATGCAAGAATGTAATGCAAAAATCCcagtaataaattttgaaaccaaaACTACTGATGAAACTAAGAATGCTATTGTAAATTTATGTCAAAGAAACTCTAAGGATCAGATTATAGAAACTGATATGCAAGAATGTAATGCAGAAATCCcagtaataaattttgaaaccCAAACTACTGATGAAACTAAGAATGCTGTTGTAAATTTATCTCAAAAAAACTCTCAGGATGAAATTATTGACACTGATATGCAAGAATGTAATGCAGAAATCCcagtaataaattttgaaaccCAAACTACTGATGAAACTAAGAATGCTATTGTAAATTTATGTCAAAAAGATTATCAGGATCAAATTGTAGAGACTGATATGCAAGAATGTAATGCAGAAATCCcagtaataaattttgaaaccCAAACTACCAATGAATGTAAGAATGCTATTGTAAATTTATGTCAAAGAAACTCTCAGGATCAGATTATAGAAACTGATATGCAAGAATGTAATGCAGAAATCCcagtaataaattttgaaaccCAAACTACTGATGAAACTAAGAATGCTATTGTAAATTTATGTCAAAGAAACTCTCAGGATCAGATTATAGAAACTGATATGCAAGAATGTAATGCAGAAATCCcagtaataaattttgaaaccCAAACTACTGATGAAACTAAGAATGCTGTTGTAAATTTATCTCAAAAGAACTCTCAGGATGAAATTATTGACACTGATATGCAAGAATGTAATGCAGAAATCCcagtaataaattttgaaaccCAAACTACTGATGAAACTAAGAATGCTATTGTAAATTTATGTCAAAAAGATTATCAGGATCAAATTGTAGAGACTGATATGCAAGAATGTAATGCAGAAATCCcagtaataaattttgaaaccCAAACTACCAATGAATGTAAGAATGCTATTGTAAATTTATGTCAAAGAAACTCTCAGGATCAGATTATAGAAACTGATATGCATGAATGTAATGCAGAAATCCcagtaataaattttgaaaccCAAACTACTGATGAAACTAAGAATGCTATTGTAAATTTATGTCAAAGAAACTCTCAGGATCAGATTATAGAAACTGATATGCAAGAATGTAATGCAGAAATCCcagtaataaattttgaaaccCAAACTACTGATGAAACTAAGAATGCTATTGTAAATTTATGTCAAAGAAACTCTCAGGATCAGATTATAGAAACTGATATGCAAGAATGTAATGCAGAAATCCcagtaataaattttgaaaccCAAACTACTGATGAAACTAAGAATGCTTTTGTAAATTTATGTCAAAAAAACTCTCAGGATCAGATTATAGAAACTGATATGCAAGAATGTAATGCAGAAATCCcagtaataaattttgaaaccCAAACTACTGAGGAAACTAAGAATGCGATTGTAAATTTATCTAAAAAAAACTCTCAGGATGAAATTATAGACACTGATATGCAAGAATGTAATGCAGAAATCCcagtaataaattttgaaaccCAAACTACCAATGAATGTAAGAATGCTATTGTAAATTTATGTCAAAGAAACTCTCAGGATCAGATTATAGAAACTGATATGCAAGAATGTAATGCAGAAATCCcagtaataaattttgaaaccCAAACTACTGATGAAACTAAGAACGCTATTGTAAATTTATGTCAAAAAAACTCTCAGGATCAGATTATAGAAACTGATATGCAAAAATGTAATGAAGAAATCCcagtaataaattttgaaaccaaataTTGTGATCAGACCAACAACTGTAAGAAATTGAAATATAGTATAGATGTTTCTCACACATGTCACCCAGTACAGTTTATGTACCACACCAAAGATTATAATGGTTGTGATGACAATACACATAAGACAATACTTCAAAATCAGAGTACTGACCAGAAAAATGAACTCGAATGTGATGTAGTCATTTCAAAAAAAGATCTTTTGACTCAGCTTACTgatgaaacaaattattctaGAGTACAAGATAATGATGATGTCTTAACATTTCACAATGAATCAATTAACTTGATAAAAACCACCAACAATAATAATTGCACTGTAGAAGGCTCTGAGAAGACAATACCCCAGTGTCAACATAATGGccagaatataaacatttttacacaaGAATGTGTTGTGGGTTTCTTTCAATCTCAGCTCATGCAACAAATTGAAGAACAAGAATATAAGAAAGGGAATTCATACGCATTCACTGATGAGACAAATGTGTGTGATAAACAGCCATGTTACTTACACGccacacaaaacatgtttaatatccaaTCCTTTGATCATGGTATGTTGAAAGGTGGTGTAGAAGTTTCACACTCCCAATTTTGTGATCAAATAAAAAATTCCAATACACTGACATATTGTGGGAGAACTTGTCAAACATCTTCTCAAACTCAACTGGGTAACCAGCAAAACAGTTCTGATACAATGGGATTTATTGTAGATGGTTCTCAGACAACTCTCCAGAGCCAACTGACTGATGAGTCAACTAATTCCATTACCTTAGAATGTGTTACTGAACCTAATGCCAGTGGCATTGGTGTTTTTCATGCATTTAACAAAACCCAAATAAATGACCAAATATATAGGTATAATACTCAGAAAAGTGACGTAGACATTCGTCAAACTGTTCAAAAACCACAGATGAATGATCAGTCTTATAAGTCTAATGCTCTAAAAAGTGACGATATTTGTCTGACAGTTCTCCAAAGCCACTTGATTGACCAGCCACACATTTCTGATACATATGAATGTGATGTAGAAAAATATGAAACAGCTCTCAAAAACCAACTGAACTGCCAGCCAAATAAGTCTGGTACACTGAAGTGTGctattaatgttttcaaaaccCAGATGACTGAAAAGCAAGATAATTTTGACACCTCAAAATATGATATTGAAGTCTGCCAAACAAAACACCAATATCAATTGACTGACCAACAAAATAAACCTCATACAATAGAAAGTAATGTTGGTGATTGTCAGATATTTCTTAAAACCCAGTTAACTAATGAGCAAACTGATGCTGATATATTAGGATGTGATCTAGATGTTTGTCAGACAACTTGGAGAACTGATTTGACTGATCATGTCTCCAATTCTGATTTATGGGATTTGAAGCAGACACAACCTGAAGTTCATGAAAAGGAATATGACACACATGTTTGTAAAATGAATTGCCTTACACTAATTACTAATCAGTTTACAAACAGTGATCAAAAGAAATTTAGTGTAGGTATATATCAAAATGTGCAGTCTAATAATGAAAAAGAGAACCTTGAAATACAGACTTACCAGACAAGTATTTCCACTGATCACAAAAGTACAAAACTTGGTAACACTAAAGACTGGGACGAGCCTGCAAACTCTGACACAGATTATCCTAAGAAGGCTTTGTATGACTTTCATACAGTTGACCAGCCCTCATTATTTATGCCATATAAAAAATCCCTGACAGACAAGAATATTCAAACTGTTCTTCATGGTTTTCATTTTATGGACAGTGGTCAGCTGTCCACTGCTTATGACCAGTTAGTCCCACAATCAGAAGAATATGCTCAAAAGTCTGATGATGACCTATCTAAAACTTTATATGAAAAGG CATTTAATTGGAGTTCCAGCTCATCTGTTTCTCAGTCACTCGCCAACAAGTCAGAGTCAGAAGAAGTTCATAGCAGACCTTTAAGGATTGGTTTGTCACGAAGGCAAAAAGTCAAATCTCTTCATCCATATCTTTTTGACAAAGCTTCTTAA